aggccagcctggagggaccttgtctcaaacacacacacacacacacacacacacacacacacacacacagagagagagagagagagagagagagagagagagagaaagagacagagagagacagagacagagagagacagagacagagagaggcagagagagagacagagacagagagacagagagacagagagagagacagacagagaaagagagagagttttgttatagacacatacacacatatgcttgtGTGGATTAGGAACTTTCTAGAAGCTGCCAGGGATGATTATAACTGTTAACTTTGGATGTTGGAACTATACATAAAGAAATTTGCTGGGGGgctaagagagatggctcagcagttaaggacagcaactgctcttccagaggtcctgagttctagtcccagcaatcacatggtggctcacaaccatttataatttgatctgatgccctcttctggcctgcaggtgtacatgcagatatacattaaataaataaataaataaataaataaataaataaataattctttaaaataaagaaagaaatttgctGTCCATTCTGTAACCTCTggttctgcctctgcttcttaggcgctgggactgaaggcatgtgccaccagatcAAGTTAGACCAATAATTTAAAACTGAAGTTAAATGATAACCATTGTTCTTCTGGTGTTCAGCTTGTTGTAGGCTTTTTCGTCTTTCTGCTTCCATGGGCTCCGCTCTCTCTCCGGGCAGTCGTCATGCCCATACATGTGTATTCTGGACTTCTCCTCTTCGGAACAGTGATTGCGACAGTTCTCATGGGAGTGACAGAAAAGCTGTTCTTTGTCCTGTAAGTTTGtaaccttttttttctcttagtacGTAAGCTAGAAAATGTGAAGTatatattcatgagggaaatatCATATAGATAgccattttaaaagatttatttttattttgtgtgtatgagcgGTTTTACTTTCGTGTCTGTGTACCCCATGCATGctgtgcccttggaggccagaagagggcgttagattcccctgggattggagttacaggcagttttgagctgccttgtgggtgccagggaaccaaacttaggtcctctagaagagcagcaatgttcttaactgttgagccatctctctaagtcTATAAATAGgccttttaataataaaaaatataaagtttaacTATTTTAAGGTAATTTTTCATCCCATACATGTAGCATAATATTACTAAAAGTGTGGTAAAAATTATTGGGGTTATGAGTTGCGCATTCATTTTGCGGTGTGTGTATTTTATGCTAATTGCAATTCTAGTATGTATacatttctgtatctttttttggtttttaagtgaTATGAGGTATCTCAAGTGCTATAttcttttcttaattgagatttttaataattttataatattctacAGTATGAATCATAGTATAACCTCTATGTCTCTTTAATGCCTCCCTTTAAGGACATTTACCTTGAAGCTGTACCAGGGTTCACCCTGAGCATGTGAATTCAGTGTGTATGCTGTGTGCTTATAACTGGATCCCCTTTCACTTTCTTCATAGGAAAAATCCCTCATACCATTCATTCCCACCAGAAGGTGTTTTTACAAATACCCTGGGCCTTCTGATTCTGGTGTTTGGAGCCCTCATCTTTTGGATTGCCACCAGGCCACAATGGAAACGCCCTAAGGAaccaggatctctctctctccagctgaaTGGAAGCAACACAGAGGGACTGGAAGGTGCCATGTCAATAAGCTCTGCCCACAATATGGACTCCGCAGACGCGGAGTTATGCAGCGAGGGAGCAGCCCGGAAAAGAACCCTCGGCCTTGCTGACACTGGCCAGAGGTCCACCATGTGAAAAGTTGATGCAGCCACTTAACTTCTCTTCCAAAGTCAGCCCTACAGTTTAGCTTCTCCTGTCTAGCCATAGGTGACTTGGGATCATGGGCCAATTTATATTGTGGTCACCAAGGAGGATTTTCTGAAAGTAATTGTGTTGACTGAGGCCTGTGAACTTACCAAATGTAAAAGGACATgatcaatataaattttgattgtttcttctttcctcttgaggACCCGGGCATTGGATGTACCTACCAGTGGTTTGTCTGATGAACTGGTAGCACCCTCGGCCTCTTGCTATGCCCGATTAATTCTGGGAGCCCAGTGGTTTCAGAACTAAGTAGAACCtctcttaacatttaaaataagataaCAAATACCTGGAGCAGGATTTGGACCATTGTGCCACATAGATGCTGTGAGGAAaacatggtggtggtgggggtggggtgctttAGGAAAGTAtccagctccatctccagctAATTTGGGCTCACATAGGCCCTGGACATGAGTGTATATATGAGGCTGTCTTGGAGCAGTTGCTTAGTCACACACAGACAGCTGAAGAGATCTCTGTGTTAGACCTGGAAGATTTTGTAACAGTCCAGTGCCTGTTACACCCAGGAGCTGGTGTACTGCACCATTCAGTGTCTGAACCTCTTTCAATGCAAACATGGCCAAGCTCAAACCCCATAAACCCACCTTGCATTCCCACACTATGAAGGGTGCCCTTCaagtttctgtttatattttccaaAGTGCTTCCCTGGCTCTTACTATGTGCTTTACGAatatcagctccttcagtctccaGACAGACTCTGTGAGGCAGATATTATTACTACCCCCATTTTTAGGTGAAAGATCTGAAGCTCGGGAAGGTTAGTAACTTGGCCCAACATCACACAACTCTCTAACTGATAGAACTGACATTCAAACCCTGGCAGTCTGGCTCCTCTGCCCAAGATCCTATATTTCACCACACTCCTTCCCTATTTATTCTAATTGGCAGCACTATGGTCCACCTATGAATAAAGTTGCAGATGAAGGCTAATGGAATTGTTACAGGATGCTGCCTTACCTTTGGTCCTCTTCCAAGGGGGACCCCTTAGATGATGGGAAAGGTGCCATAAAAACTTGGACAGAGATCTTGGGGCTTCAGCCACTGCCAACAAGCCAGAGCCTGCCTAGATGCCCTTTTAATCTTAACAGGGCATCTGTCTTGCTGACAAGACCTGGACAAGGCTGCTCACAGCCTTCAGGATGAAGTCATCACCATATTGGCTCCTCGGGATCTTAGCTGCTGAACACAGTTTTATTTGGAGACTCATATATCCTGGGCTGCCTTTTCCTGGGACCATAGGCACGTTCCTTCCTGATTTCTGTGGAATTTGGAGTTCTTAGCAGGGAGCCGAGATTTAGAAGTGATAATCTTTCACATGGCCAGACTTCTCTCGCAGCTCTGATGGAAACCTGCAGTAGTAACTGTGCTGAAATGACGCCAAGAGTGGGTAGTTTTGGCTGCTCCGCTCTGAGCTCCTAGCAAGTCGCAGGTGTATACCTACCCAGGAGCTATCTCGAATCcgcagatgaaagacacacacacacacacacacacacacacacacacacacacacacacacacacattagctcatttttaaattgCCTTATTGGCTCTGTGGCTAAGCTCTTCTAAGCCTTCCCTGGTTAGCAGCCCTTACCTTTACAAGTAGCTCAACATCTCTAAGTCCACCCTCAACTTAGTTGCCTGGTTGCCCTCTGTAAAGCCCATTGGTCTTGCTGCCCAAGCCGCTTCCAAGCTGCCCTTCCACGAGCAGCTTTCCCTTTCCGCCTACATTTTGGAAGATCTCCCCTACAGCTCTGAGTCTATTCCATCTTTCTCCCCCAAGTGTCCCAATTCTCCCTTTTTTACCTTCTCTTCTCTCAAGCCTGCAGGAatctggaagtcccgcctctttctttctgccaagccattggccactggcatctttattgatagatcaaaaaccaattgggggcaAAGACCTTCAGCATCAGTTAACACAGATTCCTGATTAAATCAAAGCGTCAGGACCACTCCTCCACAGATGCCTTCTGCagattggttggtttttggtttcagTGCATTTTCTGATGGAGACACTTGGGCACTAAAGTGTGAGCCTTGTGGTTCCAGCTGCTCGAGAAGCTGATGTCTGAGGCacagttcagagccagcctgggcaacatagtgaaaCTCTCTTGGGATTTTGGTTTCTCTAGTAACCCAAATTGGCTTCACTTTTTGTATAATTAAAGGTGACCTTGAAAGTGTGGTTCTCTTTGCCttcacttcccaaatgctggattacaggcatgtgccaccagctaCCATGTCTTAGCACAGCTCTGTCttttaaatcaaaaataaagccaaaccaaacaagaatTTTAACGTGTTTGGTGTGTAGTGAACTTCCTTTTAGGTAACATGATTATTTCCAAAAACCAAATACAATTTTCAATCTTTCAGATCTCCCAAACTCCATAACAGCTCAGAATCACCTCAATGCATCATTGCTTTCTCTCCATTAATTACTTCTATTTCCAAAATCAGTAGCAGCATCAGAGGCAGTATGAATGAGTGACCCAAGATCATTCTTCAGCtagagagttcaagaccagcctgggatacatgataCCCTATCTATCTCAGAAGTccgatgaataaataaaatccataCGTGTGCTAAGTAAGAGTAATTACATGGTTACACCAAACTGTTTGGGAGTTGATGACTGACTATAAAGAGCTGGGTCAAATCCCAGGGTTTTGGGGGGCTGTAGGGGAGGATGGGATGCTAGTAACTGAGCCCCAAGAGTCATGGCTGCCTTTCCTCTCCACACAGGCCCACAGAGGCTATCAGCACAAGGCTAATTATGTGGCACTAGAATAGCTCCATTGCAAAGTATTTGAGTGCTCCCCTcagcccttccctttctcccaagTGGGCTAATGGGAGGGTAATATTATaggtgttcattttctttcttttccagcttTTATGAAAGGATGCATAGCACAATATATCGAAAAGATCTTTCTATTTGAGACTCTTCTTTTAAAGGGCTCTTATTCTAATGATAATTATACCTTTATCTTTCAAAAGCTGATGTTTCCTACCTAAAGCATCCCCCCCTCCCAAATATCACATTAAAAAGTCTGCGAAGAATAGGGGAGAAGAAAGGCTTAGGTATCAATTCCAAACAGTGATTGAAACCTCCCAAAATAATTATAGCTTATATCTTTAGCAGAAATTATCTGGCGTGGCTTACCCCATAATCTAATTTCAGGAAAGAAAGCTTTATTTCAACAATGATCTACGTCAACATGAAAGCTTTCTCTTTCCCGGGGCCTTCGCAAGAAATCGAAATGAATATACTTTATGGAATTAATGCCATCAAAAATGTACAGCTTTCCTGTGCTGTGTCAAACAGGGCCCACCCTCCATGGTACTTTCCTCCCTTAAGAAGTGTGAGTTTTGTTTAATCTGTG
The nucleotide sequence above comes from Mastomys coucha isolate ucsf_1 unplaced genomic scaffold, UCSF_Mcou_1 pScaffold15, whole genome shotgun sequence. Encoded proteins:
- the LOC116090293 gene encoding cytochrome b reductase 1 is translated as MAMEGYRGFLGLLVSALLVGFLSVIFVLIWVLHFREGLGWNGGALEFNWHPVLAVTGFVFIQGIAIIVYRLPWTWKCSKLLMKSIHAGLNAVAAILAIISVVAVFDYHNVRKIPHMYSLHSWVGLTALILYIQQLVVGFFVFLLPWAPLSLRAVVMPIHVYSGLLLFGTVIATVLMGVTEKLFFVLKNPSYHSFPPEGVFTNTLGLLILVFGALIFWIATRPQWKRPKEPGSLSLQLNGSNTEGLEGAMSISSAHNMDSADAELCSEGAARKRTLGLADTGQRSTM